Proteins encoded in a region of the Tribolium castaneum strain GA2 chromosome 7, icTriCast1.1, whole genome shotgun sequence genome:
- the LOC100142201 gene encoding hsp70-Hsp90 organising protein — MDESPEALKELGNSAVKNQKYEEAILYYTQALKSDSNNYTLYSNRSFAFLKVQQYYFAMQDANETIRLNPNWPKGYFRRAEVEYSAKHFVEACESYQKALSLKPDDINIIEALSRAKRQIAKERKADEVIPWLGAGIGIVIGVIIVIADCIFTHKPTHPLLMAFVTIIIAMVGYGIAKTYRYYVRCQRDGLLEPPPDLMSEDDRDETCEKETKHTPRYTKSQARQRYKKGKL; from the exons atggaCGAG TCACCGGAAGCGTTAAAAGAACTGGGAAACAGCGctgtcaaaaatcaaaaatatgaaGAAGCGATTTTATACTACACTCAAGCCCTTAAGAGCGATTCTAACAactacaccctgtatagtaaTCGATCTTTTGCATTCCTCAAGGTCCAACAATACTATTTTGCAATGCAAGATGCAAACGAAACGATCAGACTGAACCCAAACTGGCCCAAA GGTTATTTCCGCAGGGCTGAGGTCGAATATTCGGCCAAACACTTTGTGGAAGCCTGTGAGTCGTACCAAAAAGCCTTAAGTTTAAAACCCGACGATATCAATATTATTGAGGCCCTTAGTAGGGCCAAAAGACAGATTGCCAAGGAGAGAAAAGCGGACGAGGTCATACCATGGCTGGGGGCCGGCATTGGCATCGTCATAGGGGTGATAATCGTCATAGCTGACTGTATTTTCACCCACAAACCGACA cacCCTCTTTTGATGGCTTTCGTCACCATAATTATAGCCATGGTGGGGTACGGAATCGCCAAAACCTACAGATATTACGTGAGGTGTCAAAGGGACGGGCTACTAGAGCCCCCACCTGACCTAA tgAGTGAAGATGATAGGGACGAAACGTGCGAGAAAGAGACGAAACATACCCCCAGATACACCAAATCGCAAGCGAGACAGAGATACAAGAAGGGAAAGTTGTGA
- the IntS3 gene encoding integrator complex subunit 3 homolog has protein sequence MEAKPSKMSRLFQTSSVESKDEYEEKLERSYQAVTALTAGLSDKDAYDAITKALLKDKGYEEVSLGLLVTILTEPHNAARGYRDLTLISNDGFGLVLNSLSQLVLDRYLRFTDVVKGQVVWLLREMIKNAVNNVDNLCWNLMRHAAGGDVSAKNIALIESLLDVLVEYRSWLDKFPLLIPSVVYTYLRLVEDHNAPYLANLRQKEVNFLISLIRERFNDCIGIGRDLVRLLQNVARIPEFEQLWKDILTAPRTLSPTFTGVLQLLQARTSRRYLQSRLTPDMERKLVFFTSQVRFGNHKRYQDWFQRQYLATPESQSLRCDIIRFIVGVIHPTNELLCSDIIPRWAVIGWLLTTCTSSVAVSNAKLALFYDWLFFDSEKDNIMNIEPAILVMHHSMRSHPAVSATLLDFLCRIIPNFHQPLTEKVRNGIFSSLRKILEKRVVPSLVPLFDNGKLDPELRNMVRETFKEFCAATVPESSGVNNHVNNHVLDNEPAFSDDEEEQPLTICALDDDSDEDDDDIPLSKVRLRKVQDKLDESIDGPLGEILTKLQLEKDRESRCGHMETFLQTLMGFEGDDEDNLPMIAKTLANIIQDDHKCGELKPEQMTDDELLESIKLPLFVLFQTLYNFTKQDEDGKEILNRLLAEMRNCFPTVGYFLLYFLKVQIRTENKREDQTKASALKVSVYKEYCQSCDKKIDVCLLDDLIACHISDTKLMMWIVPDLFRDFKQQTVNNAQIIRVIISAIDSRQLQTLVGKVLQGHLVMFKSENLVPLLKITLTWESIEQFFFWQLIHAHDISIDTVLPLVTQLDYEQHSEALTAITLMLKQERPNADYVKYLFSRDLSPSGDLFIFTIVKYWCDEYIDKVAELISSLLSTRYPSTSPNKRKRSGNKTLSATVPSADQVLGHLEQLRVICERHDCMAIYTLDSMQRALNIAMNNCSDGQKKQYGQLFALLEEEEEVSSATKSRSQGRGRKPVNKSAVATKRTAVREICDSSEESSEEEEIVKPKQPKKRKKVMSDSD, from the exons ATGGAAGCGAAGCCTTCGAAGATGTCCCGTCTGTTCCAGACGTCGTCCGTCGAATCCAAAGACGAATACGAGGAG AAACTCGAACGCAGCTACCAGGCCGTCACCGCCCTGACGGCGGGCCTCAGCGACAAGGACGCCTACGACGCCATCACCAAGGCCCTGCTCAAGGACAAGGGCTACGAGGAGGTGTCGCTGGGCCTGCTGGTCACCATCCTCACCGAGCCGCACAACGCCGCCCGCGGCTACCGCGACCTCACCCTCATCTCCAACGACGGCTTCGGCCTGGTGCTCAACTCGCTCTCGCAGCTGGTGCTCGACCGCTACCTGCGCTTCACCGACGTGGTCAAGGGCCAGGTGGTGTGGCTGCTCCGGGAGATGATCAAGAACGCGGTCAACAACGTCGACAACCTCTGCTGGAACCTGATGCGGCACGCGGCCGGCGGCGACGTCTCCGCCAAGAACATCGCGCTCATCGAGAGCCTCCTCGACGTGCTGGTGGAGTATCGCAGTTGGCTGGACAAGTTCCCGCTGCTCATACCCTCGGTTGTTTACACCTACTTGCGATTGGTGGAGGACCACAATGCGCCTTATTTAGCCAACTTAAGACAGAaggaagttaattttttaattagtttgatTAGGGAACGGTTCAATGACTGTATCGGGATCGGGCGTGACCTAGTGAGACTCTTGCAGAACGTTGCCAGAATCCCGGAATTTGAACAACTCTGGAAGGATATTCTCACTGCCCCCAGGACGCTCAGTCCCACGTTTACGGGGGTTTTGCAACTGCTGCAAGCGAGAACGTCCAGGAGGTACCTCCAGTCGAGGCTCACGCCGGACATGGAGAGAAAACTCGTCTTTTTTACGTCCCAG GTCCGTTTCGGCAACCACAAACGTTACCAGGACTGGTTCCAACGCCAATACCTCGCCACCCCCGAATCGCAGAGCCTCCGTTGCGACATAATTCGTTTCATCGTTGGCGTAATCCATCCAACAAACGAACTTCTCTGCTCGGATATAATCCCTCGTTGGGCGGTCATCGGTTGGCTGTTAACCACATGCACCTCATCCGTAGCCGTCTCGAACGCCAAACTGGCCCTCTTCTACGATTGGCTGTTCTTCGACAGCGAAAAAGACAACATTATGAACATTGAACCGGCGATCTTAGTAATGCACCATTCGATGCGTTCACATCCTGCCGTCAGTGCAACCCTGCTTGATTTTTTATGCCGAATTATCCCCAACTTCCACCAACCGTTAACCGAAAAAGTACGAAACGGTATTTTCTCATCGCTGCGTAAAATACTAGAGAAACGGGTGGTGCCGTCGTTGGTGCCACTGTTCGACAATGGGAAACTTGACCCGGAGCTGAGGAACATGGTACGGGAGACGTTTAAGGAGTTCTGTGCTGCGACGGTCCCGGAAAGCTCCGGGGTCAACAACCACGTGAATAACCATGTTTTGGACAACGAACCGGCGTTTAGTGACGATGAGGAGGAGCAGCCGTTGACGATTTGTGCCCTTGACGACGACAGCGACGAGGATGATGACGATATACCGTTGTCGAAGGTGCGGTTGCGGAAGGTCCAGGATAAGTTGGACGAGAGTATAGATGGGCCTTTGGGGGAGATTTTGACCAAGTTGCAGCTGGAGAAGGATCGGGAGAGTCGCTGTGGTCACATGGAGACGTTTCTTCAAACCTTGATGGGGTTTGAGGGTGACGATGAGGATAATCTACCAATGATCGCAAAGACTTTGGCCAACATAATCCAAGACGATCACAAGTGCGGTGAGCTCAAGCCGGAACAAATGACTGACGATGAGCTGCTTGAAAGCATCAAGTTGCCACTGTTTGTCCTCTTCCAAACGCTGTACAATTTCACGAAACAGGACGAGGACGGCAAAGAGATCCTCAATCGCTTATTGGCCGAGATGCGCAATTGTTTCCCCACCGTCGGCTACTTCCTCCTCTACTTCCTCAAAGTTCAAATACGGACAGAGAACAAACGCGAGGACCAGACCAAAGCAAGTGCGCTGAAAGTGAGTGTGTACAAGGAGTATTGCCAATcgtgtgataaaaaaatagacgTTTGTTTGCTCGACGACTTGATCGCATGCCACATCAGTGATACCAAACTAATGATGTGGATAGTGCCTGATTTATTTAGGGATTTTAAACAACAAACTGTTAACAACGCTCAAATAATACGTGTGATAATCTCAGCGATTGACTCTCGCCAATTACAAACGCTAGTCGGTAAAGTGCTTCAAGGTCATTTAGTGATGTTCAAAAGTGAGAATCTGGTGCCGTTGCTTAAAATCACGCTAACGTGGGAAAGTATCgagcagttttttttctggCAACTGATACACGCCCACGATATTTCCATTGATACCGTTCTACCATTGGTAACACAACTGGACTATGAGCAGCATTCGGAAGCGCTAACTGCGATCACGCTGATGCTGAAGCAGGAGCGGCCCAACGCCGACTATGTCAAGTATTTATTTTCGCGCGATTTGTCGCCGTCCGgcgatttgtttatttttaccatTGTTAAGTACTGGTGTGATGAGTATATTGATAAGGTGGCTGAGTTGATTTCGTCGTTGTTGAGTACGCGGTATCCGTCAACGTCGCCGAATAAGCGGAAACGTAGCGGGAATAAGACGCTGAGTGCGACGGTGCCGTCGGCCGACCAGGTCCTGGGGCATTTGGAACAGTTGAGGGTGATTTGTGAGCGGCATGACTGTATGGCGATCTATACGCTGGATTCGATGCAGAGGGCGCTGAATATCGCGATGAATAATTGTAGTGATGGGCAAAAGAAGCAGTACGGACAGTTGTTTGCATTGTtggaggaggaggaggaggtTAGTAGTGCGACGAAGAGTCGCTCGCAAGGGAGGGGGAGGAAGCCGGTGAATAAGAGTGCGGTGGCGACGAAGAGGACGGCGGTTAGGGAGATTTGTGATTCGTCGGAGGAGAGTAGCGAG GAGGAGGAGATCGTGAAGCCAAAGCAGCCTAAGAAGCGTAAAAAAGTGATGTCCGACAGTGATTGA